A window of the Streptomyces griseochromogenes genome harbors these coding sequences:
- a CDS encoding GNAT family N-acetyltransferase: MGRRLVPLTLDNLQDLPQRCRSCVFWELDPVSGEAAVRAGTSALEKESWISAVLLDWGSCGRVVYVDDAPVGFVLYAPPAYVPRSTAFPTSPISPDAVQLMTSFIMPGYQGQGLGRVMVQTVAKDLLRRGFKAIEAFGDARWKEPACLLPADHLLAVGFKTVRQHPTHPRLRLELRSTLSWKEDVELALDRLLGAVQKEPALRPL; encoded by the coding sequence ATGGGGCGTCGGCTCGTACCGCTCACGCTGGACAACCTTCAGGACCTTCCCCAGCGCTGTCGGTCGTGTGTCTTTTGGGAGCTGGACCCCGTCAGCGGCGAAGCCGCGGTAAGGGCGGGTACCTCCGCGCTGGAGAAGGAGTCGTGGATCTCCGCCGTCCTGCTGGACTGGGGATCATGCGGACGGGTTGTCTACGTCGATGATGCGCCGGTGGGTTTTGTGCTCTACGCACCGCCGGCCTATGTCCCTCGCTCGACGGCGTTTCCCACGAGTCCGATCTCGCCGGACGCTGTCCAGCTCATGACGTCGTTCATCATGCCCGGCTATCAGGGGCAGGGGCTGGGCCGGGTGATGGTGCAGACGGTCGCCAAGGATCTGCTGCGCCGGGGCTTCAAGGCGATCGAGGCATTCGGTGATGCCCGCTGGAAGGAGCCCGCCTGTCTGCTGCCGGCCGACCATCTCCTGGCCGTGGGCTTCAAGACGGTCCGGCAGCACCCCACGCATCCTCGGCTGCGGCTGGAACTGCGCTCCACGCTGTCGTGGAAGGAAGATGTGGAGCTCGCCCTCGACCGGCTCCTGGGGGCCGTGCAGAAGGAGCCGGCTCTGAGGCCGCTCTAG
- a CDS encoding ParB/RepB/Spo0J family partition protein → MSERRRGLGRGLGALIPAAPTEKTPAPAAMGGGASASPAAVPVLTTDRGVAAAKVATLPPVSHETEEPPAAPVAEVPAPPVGAHFAELPLDAITPNPRQPREVFDEDALQELITSIKEVGLLQPVVVRQLGPARYELIMGERRWRACREAGLEAIPAIVRATDDEKLLLDALLENLHRAQLNPLEEAAAYDQLLKDFNCTHDQLADRIGRSRPQVSNTLRLLKLSPAVQKRVAAGVLSAGHARALLSIDDSEEQDRLAHRIVAEGLSVRAVEEIVTLMGSRPQTPQRSKGPRAGALVSPALTDLATRLSDRFETRVKVDLGQKKGKITVEFASVEDLERILGTLAPGEGPLLQKVLQEDQSEEHDD, encoded by the coding sequence GTGAGTGAGCGACGGAGGGGGCTGGGCCGTGGTCTCGGCGCACTGATCCCTGCAGCCCCGACCGAGAAGACCCCGGCTCCGGCCGCAATGGGCGGTGGCGCGTCCGCGTCCCCGGCAGCGGTCCCGGTACTGACGACCGACCGCGGGGTGGCCGCGGCGAAGGTGGCCACGCTGCCGCCTGTTTCACATGAAACCGAGGAGCCTCCGGCAGCGCCTGTCGCAGAGGTGCCCGCGCCTCCGGTGGGTGCACACTTCGCCGAGCTGCCCCTCGACGCCATCACGCCGAACCCGCGCCAGCCGCGTGAGGTCTTCGACGAGGACGCCCTCCAGGAACTGATCACCTCCATCAAGGAGGTCGGTCTGCTCCAGCCCGTCGTCGTCCGACAGCTGGGTCCCGCCCGGTACGAGCTGATCATGGGCGAGCGTCGTTGGCGCGCCTGCCGTGAGGCCGGCCTCGAGGCCATCCCGGCGATCGTCCGGGCCACGGACGACGAGAAACTCCTCCTGGACGCCCTGCTGGAGAACTTGCACCGTGCGCAGCTGAACCCGCTGGAAGAGGCCGCCGCCTACGACCAGCTGCTCAAGGACTTCAACTGCACGCATGACCAGCTGGCCGACCGGATCGGGCGCTCTCGCCCGCAGGTCTCCAACACGCTGCGGCTGCTGAAGCTCTCACCGGCTGTCCAGAAGCGGGTGGCCGCCGGTGTCCTGTCTGCCGGTCACGCCCGGGCTCTGCTGTCCATCGACGACTCGGAGGAGCAGGACCGGCTGGCTCACCGCATCGTGGCCGAGGGCCTGTCGGTGCGGGCCGTCGAGGAGATCGTGACCCTGATGGGTTCGCGTCCCCAGACGCCTCAGCGTTCCAAGGGTCCGCGGGCCGGAGCCCTGGTCTCTCCGGCTCTGACCGATCTGGCGACCCGTCTGTCGGATCGCTTCGAGACCCGGGTGAAGGTCGACCTGGGCCAGAAGAAGGGCAAGATCACCGTCGAGTTCGCCTCCGTGGAGGACCTTGAGCGGATCCTTGGCACGCTCGCTCCGGGCGAGGGGCCGCTCCTGCAGAAGGTTCTTCAGGAGGACCAGTCCGAGGAGCACGACGACTGA
- a CDS encoding ParA family protein produces the protein MGGSVHCEPEVEESESVRSDANIAGPMTDPVPGPRTESMGADVSRETPPPMDDTPIGRAAQLAVEALGRAGEGLPRPERTRVIVVANQKGGVGKTTTTVNLAASLALHGGRVLVIDLDPQGNASTALGIDHHAEVPSIYDVLVESKPLAEVVQPVPDVEGLFCAPATIDLAGAEIELVSLVARESRLQRAIQAYEQPLDYVLIDCPPSLGLLTVNALVAGQEVLIPIQCEYYALEGLGQLLRNVDLVRGHLNPALHVSTILLTMYDGRTRLASQVAEEVRTHFGDEVLRTSIPRSVRISEAPSYGQTVLTYDPGSSGALSYLEAAREIALKGIGISYDGSQAHIGAQNDPSMVEGIQ, from the coding sequence ATGGGAGGCTCTGTTCATTGCGAGCCTGAAGTCGAGGAGAGTGAATCCGTGCGGTCCGACGCCAACATCGCGGGACCGATGACCGATCCGGTCCCTGGTCCCCGTACCGAGTCGATGGGGGCGGATGTTTCACGTGAAACACCGCCCCCGATGGACGACACTCCCATCGGTCGTGCTGCCCAACTGGCGGTGGAGGCTCTGGGCCGTGCCGGCGAAGGCCTGCCGCGCCCGGAGCGGACCCGAGTCATCGTGGTCGCCAACCAGAAGGGCGGCGTGGGCAAGACGACCACGACCGTCAACCTTGCCGCTTCGCTGGCTCTGCATGGTGGCCGTGTCCTGGTGATCGACCTGGACCCCCAGGGCAATGCCTCCACGGCACTGGGGATCGACCATCACGCCGAAGTTCCCTCCATCTACGACGTCTTGGTGGAGAGCAAGCCTCTCGCCGAGGTCGTCCAGCCCGTCCCGGATGTCGAGGGCCTCTTCTGCGCCCCTGCCACCATCGATCTGGCCGGTGCGGAGATCGAGTTGGTGTCTCTCGTGGCCCGGGAGAGCCGGCTGCAGCGGGCGATCCAGGCGTACGAGCAGCCGCTGGACTACGTCCTGATCGACTGCCCGCCGTCTCTGGGCCTTCTGACGGTCAACGCGCTCGTCGCGGGCCAGGAGGTCCTCATCCCGATCCAGTGCGAGTACTACGCGCTGGAGGGGCTGGGCCAGCTGCTGCGCAACGTCGACCTGGTCCGGGGCCACCTCAACCCCGCCCTGCACGTGTCGACCATCCTGCTCACCATGTACGACGGCAGGACGCGTCTCGCCTCGCAGGTTGCGGAAGAGGTGCGCACCCACTTCGGCGACGAGGTGCTGCGGACGAGCATTCCCCGCTCGGTCCGTATCTCGGAGGCGCCGAGCTATGGGCAGACGGTGCTGACTTACGATCCTGGTTCGAGCGGCGCCCTCTCCTATCTTGAGGCGGCCCGAGAAATCGCGCTGAAGGGCATCGGCATCAGCTATGACGGGAGCCAGGCCCACATCGGCGCCCAGAACGACCCGAGCATGGTGGAGGGCATTCAGTGA
- the rsmG gene encoding 16S rRNA (guanine(527)-N(7))-methyltransferase RsmG produces the protein MTEAAELPPAPEQAREVFGDRFADAVRYAELLAEAGVQRGLIGPREVPRLWERHLLNCAVLSEAVPEGVTVCDVGSGAGLPGIPLALVREDLNITLLEPLLRRTTFLTEVVELLGLDHVTVVRGRAEEVMGQLPPVHVVTARAVAPLDRLAAWGIPLLRPYGEMLALKGDTAEEELKMAATALSKLGAVSTSILHVGEGVVDPLSTVVRVEVGESPGGVRFAAKRAKAARVGRARRRR, from the coding sequence GTGACGGAGGCAGCGGAGCTTCCCCCCGCGCCCGAGCAGGCGCGGGAAGTGTTTGGTGACCGCTTCGCCGATGCGGTCCGCTATGCGGAACTGCTCGCCGAGGCGGGCGTGCAGCGTGGCTTGATCGGGCCGCGTGAAGTGCCCCGTCTGTGGGAGCGGCACCTGCTGAACTGCGCGGTGCTCTCCGAGGCGGTCCCCGAGGGGGTGACGGTGTGCGACGTGGGCTCGGGCGCCGGCCTGCCGGGCATTCCGCTCGCGCTGGTCCGGGAGGACCTGAACATCACGTTGCTGGAGCCGCTGCTGCGGCGCACCACCTTCTTGACGGAGGTCGTCGAGCTGCTGGGCCTGGATCACGTCACCGTGGTGCGGGGCCGGGCCGAGGAGGTCATGGGGCAGTTGCCGCCGGTCCATGTGGTGACCGCCCGTGCTGTGGCCCCGCTGGACCGCCTGGCCGCGTGGGGCATTCCCCTGCTGCGTCCGTACGGCGAGATGCTCGCTCTGAAGGGCGACACCGCCGAGGAGGAGCTGAAGATGGCGGCCACCGCGCTCAGCAAGCTCGGAGCGGTGTCGACGTCCATCCTGCATGTGGGTGAGGGTGTGGTGGATCCTCTGTCCACGGTCGTACGTGTCGAGGTGGGAGAGAGTCCGGGCGGTGTGCGGTTCGCGGCCAAGCGGGCCAAGGCGGCCCGTGTGGGCAGGGCTCGCCGTCGTCGCTGA
- a CDS encoding protein jag, with translation MTEGTTSAAAEGADTLTRLEQEGEIAADYLEGLLDIADLDGDIDMDVEADRASVSIISDTGGRDLQKLVGRDGEVLEALQELTRLAVHRETGDRSRLMLDVAGYRAKKRAELSELGAKAAAEVKNTGEAVKLNPMTPFERKVVHDAVKAAGLRSESEGEEPQRFVVVLPA, from the coding sequence GTGACGGAAGGCACCACCTCCGCTGCTGCCGAGGGTGCAGACACCCTCACCCGCCTGGAGCAGGAGGGTGAGATCGCGGCGGACTACCTGGAGGGTCTGCTCGACATCGCCGACCTCGACGGCGACATCGACATGGACGTCGAGGCCGACCGGGCCTCCGTGTCGATCATCAGCGACACCGGCGGCCGGGACCTGCAGAAGCTGGTCGGCCGGGACGGCGAGGTGCTGGAGGCGCTTCAGGAGCTGACGCGCCTGGCCGTGCACCGGGAGACCGGCGATCGCAGTCGGCTGATGCTGGACGTCGCGGGTTACCGGGCCAAGAAGCGCGCCGAGCTGTCCGAGCTGGGTGCCAAGGCCGCCGCCGAGGTCAAGAACACCGGCGAGGCCGTGAAGCTCAACCCGATGACCCCCTTCGAGCGCAAGGTCGTGCACGACGCGGTCAAGGCCGCCGGACTGCGCAGCGAGTCCGAGGGCGAGGAGCCGCAGCGGTTCGTCGTCGTACTTCCTGCCTGA